The Ruminococcus bovis genome includes a region encoding these proteins:
- the rpmA gene encoding 50S ribosomal protein L27, with protein MLKINIQLFAHKKGMGSTKNGRDSESKRLGVKRADGQFVLAGNILVKQRGTHIHPGENVGRGSDDTLFAKIDGVVRFERVGKDRKRACVYPVEQ; from the coding sequence ATGCTAAAGATTAACATTCAGTTATTTGCTCATAAAAAAGGTATGGGTTCTACAAAGAACGGTAGAGATAGCGAATCAAAGCGTCTAGGCGTTAAGAGAGCAGACGGTCAGTTTGTTCTTGCAGGTAATATCCTAGTAAAGCAGAGAGGCACACATATTCATCCAGGTGAAAATGTAGGCAGAGGTTCTGACGATACACTATTTGCTAAGATTGATGGTGTTGTTCGTTTTGAAAGAGTAGGCAAGGACAGAAAGCGTGCTTGCGTATATCCTGTTGAACAGTAA
- the obgE gene encoding GTPase ObgE gives MFVDVAKIKIKAGDGGDGAVSFHREKYVAAGGPDGGDGGKGGDILFQADSNISTLADFRYKRKYNAEKGENGRSGRKFGKKAPDLIIRVPIGTVVKEAETGRILADVSGKEPVLVARGGKGGWGNVHFATPTRQVPRFAKPGLPGEEYDVVLELKLLADVGLVGFPNVGKSTLVSVVSQAKPEIANYHFTTITPVLGVVSMGEGNSFVMADIPGLIEGAWEGTGLGHQFLRHVERCRMLIHIVDVSGSEGRDPKEDFVTINNELRKFNPELAEREMLVAGNKCDMATDEQIDDFRKFVEDQGYSFFPIMAEIHYGVDALMNKTLETLSKLPPIREFEAEPAPIIPAEEINPHEVKITVQDDVYFVEGEWLLQVMKSVNFDDYESMNYFQRVLTNGGVIDALRKAGISEGDTVSIYDLEFDFVE, from the coding sequence ATGTTTGTAGATGTAGCGAAAATTAAAATCAAAGCCGGTGACGGTGGTGACGGTGCAGTTTCTTTCCACAGAGAAAAGTATGTTGCTGCCGGTGGACCTGATGGTGGTGATGGTGGCAAAGGTGGAGATATTCTCTTCCAAGCTGACAGTAACATTTCCACACTGGCTGACTTTAGATATAAAAGAAAGTATAATGCCGAAAAGGGCGAAAACGGTAGAAGTGGTCGTAAATTCGGTAAAAAAGCACCAGACCTAATTATTAGAGTACCAATCGGTACTGTAGTAAAAGAGGCTGAAACAGGCAGAATTCTTGCGGATGTATCAGGCAAAGAACCTGTTTTAGTTGCAAGAGGTGGTAAAGGTGGTTGGGGTAATGTTCATTTTGCCACACCAACTCGCCAAGTACCAAGATTTGCAAAGCCGGGACTACCCGGTGAAGAATATGATGTTGTACTTGAGCTAAAGCTACTTGCCGATGTAGGTTTAGTAGGTTTCCCAAATGTAGGCAAGAGTACACTTGTTTCTGTAGTAAGTCAGGCTAAGCCTGAGATTGCTAACTATCACTTTACAACAATTACACCGGTTCTTGGTGTTGTATCAATGGGTGAAGGTAACTCATTTGTTATGGCAGATATTCCCGGACTTATTGAAGGTGCATGGGAAGGTACAGGCCTAGGTCATCAGTTCCTTCGTCATGTTGAAAGATGTAGAATGTTAATTCATATTGTTGATGTAAGTGGCAGTGAAGGCAGAGACCCTAAGGAAGACTTTGTCACAATCAACAATGAACTTAGAAAGTTTAACCCTGAATTAGCAGAGAGAGAAATGCTTGTTGCCGGTAATAAATGCGATATGGCAACAGACGAACAGATTGATGACTTTAGAAAGTTTGTAGAGGATCAAGGCTATTCTTTCTTCCCAATTATGGCAGAAATTCATTACGGTGTAGATGCTTTAATGAACAAAACCCTTGAAACATTAAGTAAATTACCACCAATTCGTGAATTTGAAGCAGAACCTGCTCCAATTATTCCTGCAGAAGAAATCAACCCTCATGAAGTTAAAATCACAGTTCAAGATGATGTTTACTTTGTTGAAGGTGAGTGGTTACTACAGGTTATGAAGTCAGTTAACTTTGACGATTACGAAAGTATGAACTACTTCCAGAGAGTTCTTACAAATGGTGGAGTTATTGATGCACTTAGAAAAGCCGGTATCAGCGAAGGTGATACAGTTTCTATTTATGACCTTGAATTTGACTTTGTAGAATAA
- a CDS encoding Mini-ribonuclease 3 — protein sequence MNLENNNPKLISPLTLAFVGDGVYDLLVRKYLVNHHDLHVGELNKMKVKFVNCKSQAEFAKMLMPILTEEELSIYKRGRNASPKCTPKHGTVGDYHSATGFEALFGFLYLKGETDRIETLFNKIVESREITE from the coding sequence ATGAATTTAGAAAACAATAACCCAAAGCTGATTTCACCATTAACATTGGCATTTGTAGGTGACGGTGTATATGATTTACTTGTTAGAAAGTACCTTGTTAATCACCACGACCTACATGTTGGTGAATTAAATAAAATGAAAGTTAAGTTTGTAAACTGCAAAAGCCAAGCTGAGTTTGCAAAGATGCTAATGCCTATTTTAACAGAAGAAGAGCTTTCTATTTATAAGCGTGGCAGAAATGCCTCCCCAAAATGTACACCAAAACATGGCACAGTAGGGGATTATCACAGTGCAACAGGTTTTGAAGCACTTTTCGGTTTCTTATATCTAAAGGGTGAAACCGACAGAATAGAAACTCTTTTCAATAAAATAGTGGAAAGCAGAGAAATTACAGAATAA
- the rpsF gene encoding 30S ribosomal protein S6, which produces MAEITAKYETVMVLSMKLGEEGIQSTIAKFKDLVEKHATLQEVDEWGKRKLAYLINKEAEGYYVLINFESNAEFPAELDRIYKITDGVLRSMIIKKED; this is translated from the coding sequence ATGGCAGAAATTACAGCTAAGTACGAAACAGTTATGGTACTTTCTATGAAATTAGGTGAAGAAGGTATCCAGAGCACAATCGCTAAGTTCAAGGATCTTGTTGAAAAGCATGCCACACTGCAGGAAGTTGATGAATGGGGTAAGCGTAAGCTTGCATACCTAATCAACAAAGAAGCAGAAGGCTACTATGTTCTAATTAACTTTGAATCAAATGCAGAGTTCCCAGCAGAACTAGACAGAATCTACAAGATTACTGATGGCGTTCTACGCTCAATGATCATTAAGAAGGAAGACTAA